From the Deinococcus gobiensis I-0 genome, the window CCGGTGGGGCGTGCAGGCTGTGCCACAAGTGCAGGGTGGCCAGACTGCGGTAAGGGGCGAAGGGCTGCATCAGGGCGGCCACTTCCTGCGGGGTCGGGCGCTCAGGCAGGGCGTACAGCCGCTGCAGCGCGGTCGCCAGGGCGCTGTCGGCAGCCAGCAGGATGTCGGCCGCGCCATAGGCCCGCAGGAGCACATACCCCGCCGACCATGGGCCGAGCCCCGGCACCGCCAGCAGGGCGCGGTGGCGGGTGGTCAGCGGGCCCTGCGCCAACGCCTCCAGATTCAGGTCGCCTGCGGCGACGCGGCAGGCCAGGTCGTGTAGGGTCCGGGCGCGTTGCCGGGTCAGTCCGGTGGCGGTCAGCTCGTCGGGCGACAGGGCGGTCACCTGGGCCGGCGTGAGCGGAGCGTACAGGCCGCCTGGCAGTGCCTCGCCCACCCGTTCGTACAGGCGGCGGCGCAGGGCACACGTGGTCCGGAAGCCGATCTGCTGGCCTATGACTGCCCAGACCACCCCGTCGAACAGCGTGGCGCTCAGGGGCAGGCCCAGCCCCTCGCGGCCACGGGTCAGGCGGGCCAGTTCGGGGCGAGTACGGGTCAGGGCGGCAAAGCCCTGGGTTGGGGTGGTCAGACCGAGAAGTCTGAGAAGGGCATCGTGAATGGTCTGGGGATCTGCTGGGCGACTCAGGATGATGTCGGCGGCGTGGCCCCGGAACTGGACGGTCGCCAGCACCGGCTGTTCCCCGATACGCAGGGCTGCCGTGCAAGTGTGGTCCGATACGCGGCAGGTCGTGCCGTGGGG encodes:
- a CDS encoding DNA-3-methyladenine glycosylase 2, whose protein sequence is MPLPYSRQLMLDRMQAADPAYDGRFVTGVLSTGIYCLPSCRARKPLPRNVEFFESMAAAREAGLRSCLRCRPDEFGSGTDSAEETLRRLQATDPATVGSASALATHLGLSRKVLADLLGRELNLTPARWLSRQRIRQAQALLLGGDDSVTQIAFAAGFGSLSAFNAGFRRHVFMTPLAFRELRDAQAFTLLLPAGYPAAAVLADLGRDPHGTTCRVSDHTCTAALRIGEQPVLATVQFRGHAADIILSRPADPQTIHDALLRLLGLTTPTQGFAALTRTRPELARLTRGREGLGLPLSATLFDGVVWAVIGQQIGFRTTCALRRRLYERVGEALPGGLYAPLTPAQVTALSPDELTATGLTRQRARTLHDLACRVAAGDLNLEALAQGPLTTRHRALLAVPGLGPWSAGYVLLRAYGAADILLAADSALATALQRLYALPERPTPQEVAALMQPFAPYRSLATLHLWHSLHAPPETP